Proteins encoded in a region of the Isosphaeraceae bacterium EP7 genome:
- a CDS encoding beta-ketoacyl-[acyl-carrier-protein] synthase II produces the protein MHRRVVVTGMGMVTPVGNDLESSWKALQEGKSGVGPISLFDASSFSTKIAAEVKDLDLSRYVADVDRWKHCNRNTILAIAAATMAIADSRLEAFDGLDRTRFGIYLGSGEGQQDFPRFAALIYQTTQHLAADDKQNGRVETASYISEGVHFLDKMHEAEQEPGTPSGHLASLFGAQGPNSNCLTACAASSQAIGEAVEIIRRGEADVMLSGGTHSMIHPFGVTGFNLLTALSTRNDEPTRASRPFDRDRDGFILGEGAGMIVLEGLEHALARGATIHGEVVGYGSTADAFRLTDTHDEGRGAIACMKEALADAGLQPTDIDYINAHGTSTSVNDSIETLAIKGTFGDAAYHVPISSTKSMMGHLIAAAGSVEAIVCLLAIRDGVVPPTINLEHPGDDCDLDYVPHTARKKDVQVTLSNSFGFGGQNISLILKRYTG, from the coding sequence ATGCATCGTCGAGTCGTGGTCACCGGGATGGGGATGGTCACGCCGGTCGGAAATGACCTGGAATCCTCCTGGAAGGCGTTGCAGGAGGGGAAGAGCGGCGTCGGGCCGATCTCGCTGTTCGACGCCTCGTCCTTCTCCACCAAGATCGCCGCCGAGGTCAAGGATCTCGATCTCTCCAGGTATGTCGCCGACGTCGACCGCTGGAAGCATTGCAATCGGAACACGATCCTCGCCATCGCCGCCGCCACGATGGCCATCGCTGACTCCCGGCTCGAAGCCTTCGACGGCCTCGACCGGACCAGGTTCGGCATCTATCTGGGATCGGGCGAAGGCCAGCAGGACTTCCCCCGGTTCGCCGCCCTGATCTACCAGACGACGCAGCACCTGGCCGCGGACGACAAGCAGAACGGCCGGGTCGAGACCGCCTCGTACATCAGCGAGGGGGTCCACTTCCTGGACAAGATGCACGAGGCGGAGCAGGAGCCGGGGACTCCCTCGGGACACCTCGCGAGCCTTTTCGGCGCCCAAGGGCCGAACTCGAACTGCCTGACCGCCTGCGCCGCCAGCTCGCAGGCCATCGGTGAGGCCGTCGAGATCATCCGCCGGGGCGAGGCCGACGTCATGCTGTCGGGCGGCACCCACAGCATGATCCACCCGTTCGGCGTCACCGGCTTCAACCTGTTGACGGCCCTCTCCACGCGCAATGACGAGCCGACCCGTGCCAGCCGCCCGTTCGACCGGGACCGGGACGGGTTCATCCTCGGCGAAGGGGCGGGGATGATCGTGCTGGAAGGCCTGGAGCACGCCCTGGCTCGCGGGGCCACGATCCACGGCGAAGTCGTCGGTTACGGCTCGACGGCCGATGCATTCCGCCTGACCGACACCCACGACGAGGGGCGGGGGGCCATCGCATGCATGAAAGAAGCCCTGGCCGATGCCGGCCTCCAGCCGACCGATATCGACTATATTAACGCCCACGGGACCAGCACGTCGGTCAACGACTCGATCGAGACTCTCGCGATCAAGGGGACGTTCGGCGACGCGGCATACCATGTGCCTATCTCGAGCACGAAAAGTATGATGGGTCACCTCATCGCGGCCGCTGGCAGCGTCGAGGCGATCGTCTGCTTGCTCGCGATTCGAGACGGGGTGGTCCCGCCGACGATCAACCTGGAACATCCGGGCGACGACTGCGACCTCGATTACGTGCCCCACACGGCACGCAAGAAGGACGTCCAGGTCACCCTGTCCAACAGCTTCGGCTTCGGCGGCCAGAACATCTCCTTGATCCTCAAGCGATATACTGGCTGA